One genomic region from Aliarcobacter cryaerophilus ATCC 43158 encodes:
- a CDS encoding aldehyde dehydrogenase family protein produces the protein MSKIDVTSPFDGKVVGSVNFNTYEEVEAAIDLAHKTFVNKDGWLPKYKRVEILENVMKIMSSQVEELTILCASEGGKPYIDSKVEILRAINGIKIAIEHLSVFEGKEVAMGHTNTSANRLAYTFKEPIGVVAAISAFNHPFNLAVHQVIPAIAAGCPVIIRPATQTPMSAVKLVEILKEAGLPNGWAQSVVCDRKGGELLATSPKTAFLTFIGSGSVGWYLNSKASDGTRVVLEHGGVAPVIVEADADIEDMIPALAKGGFYHAGQVCVSVQRVFVQESICEEVASKLATAASKLIVGNQLDPKTEVGPLINNGEVDRIEEWVNEAVAKGGKILTGGKRIGASCFEPTVILNPAEDALISTKEVFGPVVCIYSYKDLDEAIDRANQLDVSFQAAVFTKNIDKALKTVKRLNATAVMVNDHTAFRVDWMPFGGAKVSGLGMGGIPHSMHDMSVEKMMVIKSPVL, from the coding sequence ATGAGCAAAATAGATGTTACATCACCATTTGATGGAAAAGTAGTAGGAAGTGTAAATTTTAATACTTACGAAGAAGTTGAAGCTGCAATTGATTTAGCACATAAAACTTTTGTAAACAAAGATGGATGGTTACCAAAATATAAAAGAGTTGAGATTTTAGAAAATGTTATGAAAATTATGAGTTCTCAAGTTGAAGAGCTTACAATTCTTTGTGCAAGTGAAGGTGGAAAACCTTATATTGACTCTAAAGTTGAAATTTTAAGAGCAATAAATGGTATTAAAATAGCTATTGAGCATTTAAGTGTATTTGAAGGTAAAGAAGTTGCAATGGGGCACACAAATACAAGTGCAAATAGATTAGCTTATACATTTAAAGAACCAATTGGTGTAGTTGCTGCAATTTCTGCATTTAATCACCCATTTAATCTTGCTGTTCACCAAGTAATCCCTGCTATTGCAGCTGGTTGTCCAGTAATTATTAGACCAGCAACACAAACTCCTATGAGTGCAGTAAAACTTGTAGAGATTTTAAAAGAAGCTGGTCTTCCAAATGGTTGGGCTCAATCTGTTGTTTGCGATAGAAAAGGTGGAGAATTACTAGCAACTAGTCCAAAAACTGCATTTCTAACATTTATTGGTTCAGGAAGTGTTGGTTGGTACTTAAACTCAAAAGCTAGTGATGGAACAAGAGTTGTTTTAGAACATGGTGGAGTTGCTCCTGTTATTGTTGAAGCTGATGCTGATATAGAAGATATGATTCCAGCTCTTGCTAAAGGTGGTTTCTACCATGCTGGACAAGTTTGTGTATCTGTTCAAAGAGTATTTGTTCAAGAGTCAATTTGTGAAGAAGTAGCTTCTAAGCTTGCAACTGCTGCTTCAAAACTAATAGTTGGAAATCAATTAGACCCAAAAACTGAAGTTGGACCTTTAATTAATAATGGTGAAGTTGATAGAATCGAAGAGTGGGTTAATGAAGCAGTTGCTAAAGGTGGAAAAATTTTAACAGGTGGTAAAAGAATTGGAGCATCTTGTTTTGAACCAACAGTTATTTTAAATCCAGCAGAAGATGCTTTAATATCTACAAAAGAGGTATTCGGACCAGTTGTTTGTATCTATTCTTATAAAGATTTAGATGAAGCAATTGATAGAGCAAACCAACTAGATGTTTCATTCCAAGCAGCAGTATTTACAAAAAATATTGATAAAGCTTTAAAAACTGTAAAAAGATTAAATGCAACTGCAGTTATGGTAAATGATCATACAGCATTTAGAGTTGATTGGATGCCATTTGGTGGAGCAAAAGTATCAGGATTAGGAATGGGTGGAATTCCTCACTCTATGCATGATATGAGTGTTGAAAAAATGATGGTTATAAAATCACCAGTTTTATAA
- a CDS encoding Dps family protein, translated as MSKVIKQLKQIQADAHALYIKVHNYHWNVKGMDFHPVHSYTEGLYNEMSVLFDDMAERTIILGDKPYLTIEELSKATKIETEKGDSFKSREIVEKITADFEYLLKSFKKLSIAASEEDDKGTEAFADEKVAKLEKDLWMLSSMQK; from the coding sequence ATGTCAAAAGTAATTAAACAGTTAAAACAAATTCAAGCAGATGCACATGCTTTATATATAAAAGTTCATAATTATCATTGGAATGTAAAAGGTATGGATTTTCACCCAGTTCATTCTTATACAGAAGGGCTTTATAATGAAATGTCAGTTCTTTTCGATGATATGGCAGAAAGAACAATTATCTTAGGTGATAAACCATATTTAACTATTGAAGAGTTAAGTAAAGCTACAAAAATTGAGACTGAAAAAGGTGATAGCTTTAAATCAAGAGAAATAGTAGAAAAAATAACTGCTGATTTTGAATACCTTTTAAAATCTTTCAAAAAACTAAGTATTGCTGCTAGTGAAGAAGATGATAAAGGAACTGAAGCATTTGCAGATGAAAAAGTTGCAAAACTTGAAAAAGATTTATGGATGTTAAGCAGTATGCAAAAATAG
- a CDS encoding acetolactate synthase large subunit, whose amino-acid sequence MNASDLFIKALENEGVEYIFGVPGEENLDFLEAMRKSNIKLILTRHEQGAGFMAATYGRLTGKVGVCLATLGPGATNFATSAAYAQLGGMPMMMITGQKPIKKSKQGRFQIIDIVRMMRPMTKFAKQIVNANNIPSVVRDAFKIATTERPGAVHIELPEDIAEEKVDADTTIYPVHNVKYPVAVDEVIAEAVAMIEKAKRPLLLIGAGANRTRIGNTLTDFVNKTGMAFFSTQMGKGVVDENHPMCLSAAALSKDDFVHCAIERADLIINVGHDVIEKPPFFMSNKEGATKVMHVNFFPSEVDDTYFPQMDVIGDIAGNIKKFTDKITVQPHWDFDYYTRLADEIRTRLSKYFGDNRFPILPQRAVRSIRQTLAAEDIVTLDNGVYKIWFARNYRCAKPNTLLLDNALATMGAGLPSGMMAKMINPDKKVVAVCGDGGFMMNSQEMETAIRLGIDMTVIILNDNAYGMIKWKQTGMGFESFGLDLGNPDFVKYAESYGAKGYRPTSVEDFEKTLKECVNSKGLHLIDLAVDYSLNHSILNELLPQKTCMI is encoded by the coding sequence ATGAATGCATCAGATTTATTTATAAAAGCATTAGAAAACGAAGGTGTTGAGTACATTTTTGGTGTTCCAGGTGAAGAAAACTTAGATTTCTTGGAAGCTATGAGAAAATCAAATATCAAACTTATTTTAACAAGACATGAGCAAGGTGCAGGATTTATGGCCGCAACTTATGGAAGATTAACAGGAAAAGTTGGAGTTTGTTTAGCAACTCTTGGCCCAGGTGCAACTAACTTTGCTACAAGTGCAGCTTATGCACAACTTGGTGGAATGCCAATGATGATGATTACTGGTCAAAAACCAATTAAAAAATCAAAACAAGGAAGATTCCAAATCATTGATATCGTAAGAATGATGAGACCAATGACTAAATTTGCAAAACAAATTGTAAATGCAAATAATATCCCTTCTGTTGTAAGAGATGCATTTAAAATAGCTACTACTGAAAGACCAGGAGCTGTTCATATTGAATTACCTGAAGATATTGCTGAAGAGAAAGTAGATGCAGATACAACTATTTATCCAGTACATAATGTAAAATATCCAGTTGCAGTTGATGAGGTTATTGCTGAAGCAGTTGCTATGATTGAAAAAGCAAAAAGACCACTTTTATTAATTGGAGCAGGTGCTAACAGAACAAGAATTGGAAATACATTAACAGATTTTGTTAACAAAACTGGAATGGCATTTTTCTCTACTCAAATGGGTAAAGGTGTTGTTGATGAAAACCACCCAATGTGTTTAAGTGCTGCTGCATTATCAAAAGATGACTTTGTTCACTGTGCAATTGAGAGAGCTGACTTAATTATCAATGTTGGACATGATGTTATTGAAAAACCACCATTTTTTATGTCAAATAAAGAGGGTGCAACAAAAGTTATGCATGTAAACTTCTTCCCAAGTGAAGTAGATGATACATATTTCCCACAAATGGACGTTATTGGTGATATTGCTGGAAATATCAAAAAATTCACTGATAAAATAACTGTTCAACCTCACTGGGATTTTGATTATTATACAAGATTAGCAGATGAAATTAGAACAAGATTATCAAAATATTTTGGTGATAATAGATTCCCAATTTTACCTCAAAGAGCTGTAAGATCTATTAGACAAACTTTAGCTGCTGAAGATATAGTAACTTTAGATAATGGTGTTTATAAAATCTGGTTTGCAAGAAATTATAGATGTGCAAAACCAAATACACTTTTACTTGATAATGCACTTGCAACTATGGGTGCAGGACTTCCTTCTGGAATGATGGCAAAAATGATTAATCCAGATAAAAAAGTTGTTGCTGTTTGTGGAGATGGTGGATTTATGATGAATTCACAAGAGATGGAAACTGCAATCAGATTAGGTATTGATATGACTGTAATTATCCTAAATGATAATGCATACGGAATGATTAAATGGAAACAAACAGGTATGGGATTTGAGTCATTTGGACTTGATCTTGGAAATCCTGATTTTGTTAAATATGCAGAGTCTTATGGAGCAAAAGGTTATAGACCAACTTCAGTAGAAGATTTTGAAAAAACTTTAAAAGAGTGTGTTAACTCAAAAGGTCTTCACTTAATTGACCTTGCAGTTGATTACTCTTTAAACCACTCAATCTTAAATGAGTTATTACCACAAAAAACTTGTATGATATAA
- the cysK gene encoding cysteine synthase A has product MKYANNVTELVGNTPLVKLQDASNISGATVLGKCEFMNPSSSVKDRIGTNMIKVALKDGLINKESTLIEPTSGNTGIALASVSAALGLKLVLVMPASMSVERRRLLQALGAKLVLTPAEKGMKGAIEKANEIKDETPNSIILQQFQNASNPAIHRETTAQEILKDTDGKIDIFIAGVGTGGTLTGVGEVLKAHNPNIKIIAVEPEASPVLSGGNPGPHKIQGIGAGFVPDVLNTKVYDEIIKIANDDAIESSRELAKTEGLLVGVSSGANTLAAKIVASRPENKGKTIVTILCDTGERYLSSGLYDYIEE; this is encoded by the coding sequence ATGAAATATGCAAATAATGTAACAGAATTAGTAGGAAATACTCCATTAGTAAAACTACAAGATGCAAGTAATATAAGTGGAGCTACAGTTTTAGGTAAATGTGAATTTATGAATCCAAGCTCAAGTGTAAAAGATAGAATTGGAACAAATATGATAAAAGTTGCTCTTAAAGATGGTCTTATAAATAAAGAATCAACTTTAATAGAACCAACAAGTGGAAATACTGGAATTGCACTTGCAAGTGTTAGTGCAGCTTTAGGATTAAAACTTGTGCTTGTAATGCCAGCTTCAATGAGTGTTGAAAGAAGAAGACTTCTTCAAGCTTTAGGTGCTAAATTAGTTCTTACTCCTGCTGAAAAAGGAATGAAGGGTGCTATTGAAAAAGCTAATGAGATAAAAGATGAAACTCCAAATTCAATTATCTTACAACAGTTTCAAAATGCTTCTAATCCAGCAATTCATAGAGAGACAACAGCTCAAGAGATTTTAAAAGATACAGATGGAAAAATTGATATTTTTATAGCTGGTGTTGGAACAGGTGGAACTTTAACAGGTGTAGGTGAAGTTTTAAAAGCTCATAACCCAAATATAAAAATAATTGCAGTTGAGCCAGAAGCATCGCCAGTGTTAAGTGGTGGTAACCCAGGACCACATAAGATTCAAGGAATTGGAGCAGGATTTGTACCAGATGTATTAAATACAAAAGTTTATGATGAGATTATAAAAATAGCAAATGATGATGCAATTGAAAGCTCAAGAGAGTTAGCAAAAACAGAAGGACTTTTAGTAGGAGTATCTTCAGGAGCAAATACATTAGCAGCAAAAATAGTTGCTTCAAGGCCAGAAAATAAAGGTAAAACAATAGTAACGATTCTTTGTGATACAGGTGAGAGATATTTAAGCTCTGGTTTATATGACTATATAGAAGAATAA
- a CDS encoding sulfite reductase: MSININIEKLKKDITSEDILASLFYYAVFGEKISQNDLERFKWHGIYAKDEKQTSFSLKIPLNLGELNLSQLESILNILEIFSLLKISFKDGQKIEFEDIKLRDIPEIFNILNKVELSSFFESSHSIKKVLTCPVNGLDTTQIFDVEELAKKLNESFVENKNFFNLPNKLQFAISGYREGCDAGFTPDVSFNAFKNNKDKIVFDLKILDKVVAQISSSQIIKTARVIASVYRDFGNREKSNNFKEFIKEFTIESFCDILSSNLDIKIEDNQEIKILNQPKKPRMGINKSSKDGYSFIGLKSLKKELTKDDLKNLIENMKKYSATKLKITHKSNIIILDLPSQNSDILVNSLKKSGLVLE, from the coding sequence ATGTCAATAAATATAAATATTGAAAAATTAAAAAAAGATATAACTAGTGAAGATATTTTGGCTTCACTATTTTATTATGCTGTTTTTGGAGAAAAAATATCCCAAAATGATTTAGAGAGATTTAAGTGGCATGGAATTTATGCAAAAGATGAAAAACAAACAAGTTTTTCTCTTAAAATCCCTCTAAATCTAGGAGAGCTAAATTTATCTCAACTAGAGTCAATATTAAATATTTTAGAGATTTTTTCACTATTAAAAATATCTTTCAAAGATGGTCAAAAAATAGAGTTTGAAGATATAAAGTTAAGAGATATTCCAGAGATTTTTAATATTTTAAATAAAGTCGAACTATCTAGCTTTTTTGAGTCAAGTCATAGCATAAAAAAAGTTTTGACATGTCCTGTAAATGGTCTAGATACTACACAAATCTTTGATGTAGAAGAGTTAGCAAAAAAATTAAATGAGAGCTTTGTAGAGAATAAAAATTTCTTTAATCTTCCAAACAAATTGCAATTTGCAATAAGTGGTTATCGTGAAGGTTGTGATGCTGGATTTACCCCAGATGTTAGTTTTAATGCTTTTAAAAATAACAAAGATAAAATAGTTTTTGATTTAAAGATTTTGGATAAGGTTGTAGCTCAAATAAGTAGTTCTCAAATTATAAAAACCGCAAGAGTAATAGCTAGCGTATATAGAGATTTTGGAAATAGAGAAAAAAGTAACAACTTTAAAGAGTTTATAAAAGAGTTTACAATTGAGAGTTTTTGTGATATTTTAAGTTCGAATTTGGACATCAAAATAGAAGATAATCAAGAAATAAAGATATTAAACCAACCAAAAAAACCTAGAATGGGAATAAATAAAAGTTCAAAAGATGGTTACTCTTTTATAGGGCTAAAAAGTTTAAAAAAAGAGCTTACTAAAGATGATTTAAAAAATCTAATAGAAAATATGAAAAAATATAGTGCAACAAAGCTAAAAATTACTCATAAATCAAATATTATAATCTTAGATTTACCAAGTCAAAATAGTGATATTCTAGTAAACTCTCTTAAAAAAAGTGGATTAGTTTTAGAATAA
- the cysN gene encoding sulfate adenylyltransferase subunit CysN: MEKIDDIKAYLKEHENKQLLRFITCGNVDDGKSTLIGRLLHDSKGIFEDQLESIKKDSKKNNSTDNEFDLSLLVDGLQSEREQGITIDVAYRYFTTPKRKFIIADTPGHEQYTRNMATGASTANLAIILIDARYGVQTQTKRHSFINKLLGIKHIVVAVNKMDLMDFREDVFDKIKEDYLKFAKELGLSSNITLIPLSALNGDNVVERSSKSPWYKGETLIEHLENVQIDSDRDLTHFRFPVQYVNRANLDFRGFCGTIASGVIKVGDEITVLPSKKSSKIKEIVTYEGNIPYAYAQQAVTLTLEDEIDISRGDVIVKSDEQADEANNFDVDVVWLSEDPLIKGKQYFIKRATSTTVGTISQFYYKTDVNTLERSATNTLNLNEIARAKLDLEQIIAYDTYDKIKTMGSFIIIDRVTNNTVGAGMIRAKSSDQSKKDSSYSAFEIEFNSLVRKHFPHWECKEIF, translated from the coding sequence ATGGAAAAAATAGATGATATAAAAGCTTATTTAAAAGAGCATGAGAATAAACAACTTCTTAGATTTATAACTTGTGGAAATGTTGATGATGGAAAATCTACTTTAATTGGAAGATTACTTCACGATAGTAAAGGTATTTTTGAAGATCAGCTTGAAAGTATAAAAAAAGATAGTAAAAAAAATAATAGTACAGACAATGAGTTTGATTTATCTCTTCTAGTAGATGGGCTTCAAAGTGAAAGAGAGCAAGGTATTACTATTGATGTTGCATATAGATACTTTACAACTCCAAAAAGAAAGTTTATTATTGCTGATACTCCAGGTCATGAACAATATACAAGAAATATGGCAACGGGAGCTAGTACTGCAAATTTAGCGATTATTCTAATAGATGCAAGATATGGAGTTCAAACTCAAACAAAAAGACACTCTTTTATAAATAAGTTACTAGGAATTAAACATATTGTTGTAGCAGTTAATAAAATGGACTTAATGGATTTTAGAGAAGATGTTTTTGATAAAATTAAAGAGGATTATCTTAAATTTGCAAAAGAGCTGGGGCTTTCAAGTAATATAACTTTAATTCCATTATCTGCTTTAAATGGAGATAATGTAGTTGAAAGAAGTTCAAAATCTCCTTGGTATAAAGGTGAAACATTAATAGAACATTTAGAAAATGTACAAATTGATAGTGATAGAGATTTAACTCATTTTAGATTCCCAGTTCAATATGTAAATAGAGCTAATCTTGATTTTAGAGGTTTTTGTGGAACTATTGCTAGTGGAGTTATAAAAGTTGGTGATGAAATTACAGTTTTACCTTCTAAAAAAAGTTCAAAAATAAAAGAAATTGTAACTTATGAAGGAAATATTCCTTATGCTTATGCACAACAAGCAGTTACTTTGACACTTGAAGATGAGATAGATATTAGTCGTGGTGATGTTATTGTAAAAAGTGATGAACAAGCAGATGAGGCAAATAATTTTGATGTAGATGTTGTATGGCTTAGTGAAGATCCTTTAATAAAAGGAAAACAATATTTTATTAAAAGAGCAACAAGTACAACAGTTGGAACTATTAGTCAATTTTATTATAAAACTGATGTAAACACTCTTGAAAGAAGTGCAACAAATACTTTAAATTTAAATGAGATTGCAAGAGCTAAACTTGATTTAGAGCAAATAATTGCATACGACACTTATGATAAAATAAAAACAATGGGAAGCTTTATAATAATAGATAGAGTTACAAATAATACTGTTGGTGCTGGAATGATTAGAGCAAAATCAAGCGATCAAAGCAAAAAAGATAGCTCTTATAGTGCTTTTGAGATTGAGTTTAATTCACTTGTGAGAAAACATTTTCCGCACTGGGAGTGCAAAGAGATTTTTTAA
- the cysD gene encoding sulfate adenylyltransferase subunit CysD, producing MLDTKQLTHLKQLEAESIHIIREVVAEFDNPVMMYSVGKDSAVMLHLALKAFAPAKLPFPLLHVDTLWKFKEMIEFRDKRAKEEGFELLVHTNPQGLEMNISPFTHGSAIHTDIMKTQGLKQALNKYKFDAVFGGARRDEEKSRAKERIYSFRDKNHRWDPKNQRPELWNIYNARVHKDESIRVFPLSNWTELDIWQYIYLEQIPIVPLYFAASRPIVEKDGVKIMVDDDRMPIEKDDVIKQEMVRFRTLGCYPLTGAVNSTAQTLEEIIKEMLLSRTSERQGRVIDNDSAGSMEKKKIEGYF from the coding sequence ATGTTAGATACAAAACAATTAACACATTTAAAGCAGCTAGAAGCTGAATCAATACATATTATTAGAGAGGTTGTTGCAGAGTTTGATAATCCTGTAATGATGTATAGTGTTGGAAAAGATTCAGCAGTTATGTTGCATTTAGCTCTAAAAGCTTTTGCACCTGCAAAATTACCATTTCCACTTTTGCATGTGGATACTTTATGGAAATTTAAAGAGATGATAGAGTTTAGAGATAAAAGAGCAAAAGAGGAAGGATTTGAACTTTTGGTTCACACAAATCCACAAGGTTTGGAGATGAATATTAGCCCTTTTACTCATGGTTCAGCTATTCACACAGATATTATGAAAACTCAAGGACTAAAACAAGCACTTAACAAATATAAGTTTGATGCTGTTTTTGGAGGAGCTAGAAGAGATGAAGAAAAATCTCGTGCAAAAGAGAGAATATATTCATTTAGAGATAAAAATCACAGATGGGATCCAAAAAACCAAAGACCAGAACTTTGGAATATTTATAATGCAAGAGTTCATAAAGATGAGAGTATTAGAGTTTTTCCACTTTCAAACTGGACGGAGCTTGATATTTGGCAATATATCTATTTAGAGCAAATTCCAATAGTTCCACTATATTTTGCTGCTTCAAGACCTATTGTTGAAAAAGATGGTGTAAAAATAATGGTTGATGATGACAGAATGCCAATAGAAAAAGATGATGTTATAAAACAGGAGATGGTTAGATTTAGAACTTTAGGATGTTATCCCCTAACTGGAGCTGTAAATTCAACAGCTCAAACTCTTGAAGAGATAATAAAAGAGATGCTTCTAAGCCGAACAAGTGAGAGACAAGGAAGAGTTATAGACAATGATAGCGCTGGGTCTATGGAGAAGAAAAAAATAGAAGGGTATTTTTAA
- a CDS encoding multidrug effflux MFS transporter has product MRKSINHLYLIILISILSSVAPMGIDTYLPSIPEIAKYFDVNIHKVELSLSIFLIGFAIGQIFGGPISDRYGRRIGSIVGLLGYALFSFLIIFSSSIYELWIYRFLEAFFGGITVVNATAAVRDRFSGQEAAKVFSLIGMVRSLAPLLAPVFGAVIIHFFPWEGIFIFLTIYALLVAFFIYKDLPESFTYTKQNIIESYKLVLTHKKAMKAMLVLAISFGAFFIIIAKTSYIYIEYFGIKTDYFPLFFGINFIILIAMINVNVKLLKHYEAKNIAKYATLIQFCVGIIFLLIHKDMNLIFTVIIIASYMSMMAFIFGNCMSLAIEHFSKNAGVASGVIGVLQFGLGAIISSIALNFDNNGFFVIAFSITFLSIISFLIIRSYK; this is encoded by the coding sequence ATGCGAAAATCTATTAATCATCTATATTTAATTATTCTTATATCTATTTTATCTTCAGTAGCGCCTATGGGAATAGATACATATTTACCATCAATCCCAGAAATTGCAAAATATTTTGACGTAAATATTCACAAAGTTGAATTATCTTTATCTATATTTTTAATAGGATTTGCTATAGGACAAATTTTTGGAGGTCCAATTTCTGATAGATATGGAAGAAGGATTGGTTCTATTGTTGGACTTTTAGGATATGCTCTTTTTAGTTTCTTAATAATCTTTAGTTCATCTATTTATGAATTATGGATTTATAGATTTTTAGAAGCATTTTTTGGTGGAATTACAGTTGTAAATGCAACTGCTGCTGTAAGAGATAGATTTAGCGGACAAGAAGCAGCAAAAGTTTTTTCACTTATTGGAATGGTTAGAAGTTTAGCTCCTCTTTTGGCTCCTGTATTTGGTGCTGTTATAATTCACTTTTTCCCATGGGAAGGTATTTTTATCTTTTTAACAATCTATGCTTTACTTGTTGCATTTTTTATTTATAAAGATTTACCAGAAAGTTTTACATATACAAAACAAAATATTATTGAATCATACAAACTTGTTTTAACTCATAAAAAAGCCATGAAAGCTATGTTGGTACTTGCTATTAGCTTTGGTGCTTTTTTTATTATTATTGCAAAAACATCGTATATTTATATTGAATATTTTGGTATAAAAACAGACTATTTTCCACTATTTTTTGGTATAAATTTTATTATTTTAATAGCTATGATAAATGTAAATGTTAAACTTCTTAAACATTATGAAGCTAAAAATATTGCAAAATATGCAACATTAATTCAATTTTGTGTTGGTATTATATTTTTATTAATTCACAAAGATATGAACTTGATTTTTACAGTTATTATAATAGCTTCATATATGAGTATGATGGCATTCATTTTTGGAAATTGTATGTCTTTAGCTATTGAGCATTTTTCAAAAAATGCAGGAGTTGCTAGTGGAGTTATTGGTGTTTTACAATTTGGATTAGGTGCAATAATATCTTCTATTGCTCTAAATTTTGATAACAATGGATTTTTTGTGATAGCTTTTAGTATCACTTTTTTATCAATTATCAGCTTTTTAATTATTAGAAGTTATAAATAG
- a CDS encoding HAD family hydrolase has protein sequence MKKTVIFDLDGTLLDSIEDIASSMNKVLESLKLPIHKIEDYKYFVGGGVDILVENALKNESKEIKDEVIKRFKVEYDGKLHSKTIPYDGIYDLLDELKKLDINLAVLSNKPHEFTVSYVNHFFKNYDFKEIHGQKEDVPKKPDPKAALDIVKCFNSSCEKSYFIGDTKIDMQTAKSANMTAIGVLWGFRDEKELRDFGADFIVSNPIEILKILK, from the coding sequence ATGAAAAAAACAGTTATATTTGACCTTGATGGAACACTTTTGGACTCGATTGAAGATATAGCATCTAGTATGAATAAGGTGCTAGAAAGCTTAAAACTTCCAATTCATAAAATTGAAGATTATAAATATTTTGTTGGTGGAGGAGTTGATATTTTAGTTGAAAATGCTTTAAAGAATGAATCAAAAGAGATAAAAGATGAAGTAATAAAAAGATTTAAAGTAGAGTATGATGGAAAACTACACTCAAAAACTATACCTTATGATGGTATTTATGATTTATTAGATGAATTAAAAAAATTAGATATAAATTTAGCAGTTTTATCAAATAAACCTCATGAATTTACAGTTTCATATGTAAACCATTTTTTTAAAAATTATGATTTTAAAGAGATTCATGGACAAAAAGAAGATGTTCCAAAAAAACCAGACCCCAAAGCTGCTCTTGATATTGTAAAATGTTTTAATAGCTCTTGCGAAAAAAGCTATTTTATAGGAGATACAAAAATAGATATGCAAACAGCAAAAAGTGCAAATATGACTGCAATTGGTGTTTTATGGGGATTTAGAGATGAAAAAGAGTTAAGAGATTTTGGAGCTGATTTTATAGTTTCAAATCCTATTGAGATTTTAAAAATCCTTAAATAA
- a CDS encoding DUF2061 domain-containing protein has protein sequence MHEKPYRSVAKAISWRTVGTLDTIIVSYFVTGNLVMAASIGTIEVITKMILYYFHERAWNRIKFGTVKPTENDYQI, from the coding sequence ATGCACGAAAAACCATATAGATCGGTCGCAAAAGCAATATCTTGGCGAACGGTTGGAACACTTGATACTATTATAGTATCTTATTTTGTAACAGGGAATTTAGTTATGGCGGCTTCGATTGGGACAATTGAAGTTATTACAAAGATGATTTTATACTATTTTCATGAAAGAGCTTGGAATAGAATAAAATTTGGTACAGTAAAACCAACAGAAAACGACTATCAAATTTAA
- a CDS encoding phosphoadenylyl-sulfate reductase, with amino-acid sequence MSLEKVKDIEDKILSLNTSDLIKYILENHNNVALSSSLGAEDQVLTDMIFKVNRNSRVFTLDTGRLHSETYKVMDATNIKYGVKLEVIFPKYENVENLYKTQGVNGHFESIENRKNCCNIRKIEPLKRALKDVEIWITGLRASQSITRENIPIVEWDENFKVIKLNPLINWSEDDVWNYIKENKVPYNKLHDLGFPSIGCEPCTRAIKDGEDIRAGRWWWENPEHKECGLHKK; translated from the coding sequence ATGAGTTTAGAAAAAGTAAAAGATATTGAAGATAAAATCCTATCTTTAAATACAAGTGATTTAATCAAATATATATTGGAAAATCATAATAATGTAGCTTTAAGTTCAAGTTTAGGTGCAGAAGATCAAGTATTGACAGATATGATATTTAAAGTAAATAGAAATAGTAGAGTATTCACTCTAGATACTGGAAGATTACATAGTGAAACTTATAAAGTTATGGATGCAACAAATATAAAATATGGTGTAAAGTTAGAAGTTATTTTTCCAAAATATGAAAATGTAGAAAATTTATATAAAACTCAAGGTGTAAATGGTCACTTTGAAAGTATTGAAAATAGAAAAAATTGCTGTAATATAAGAAAAATAGAGCCATTAAAAAGAGCTTTAAAAGATGTTGAGATTTGGATTACAGGTCTTAGAGCATCTCAAAGTATTACAAGAGAAAATATTCCAATAGTTGAGTGGGATGAAAATTTTAAAGTTATAAAACTAAATCCACTTATAAATTGGAGTGAAGATGATGTTTGGAATTATATAAAAGAGAATAAAGTTCCATATAATAAACTTCATGATCTCGGTTTCCCTAGTATTGGTTGTGAACCATGTACTAGAGCTATAAAAGATGGTGAAGATATAAGAGCAGGTCGATGGTGGTGGGAAAATCCAGAACATAAAGAGTGTGGACTTCATAAGAAATAG